A window of Hevea brasiliensis isolate MT/VB/25A 57/8 chromosome 14, ASM3005281v1, whole genome shotgun sequence contains these coding sequences:
- the LOC131172924 gene encoding uncharacterized protein LOC131172924 — protein MARTKRKSPAIAAASSSSSASDNAPVAALRKKMKRKQNMPKSKSVSESSHSSKGVETPKSTPEKKKAVQKQGTDAQKKMGIAKLSGSVDKALLDCKFIKWENFNQVNFHFKELFEFQGWLGVCECANEYYPRLVQEFYRTLRTVDDEDRFEVILNTNTYSVSVELIATALKLPNDGNRISTHKDVARVAGFNLVEFENEVFPASTAKNEKSTSTKALQHIKIIHSMVNYVFCPKSGSYGYLSHLDMCIMWHIVSKVRLNLAYLIFKNMCKAYGIGKLPYAHLLTAVFKELEVNVTKESSRADLIVLREIHSDTDGRKTRFEKGSSFTAKVDSGSGNEVLNEIQGLRAAVNDHFSSTTQSLDILRKFVDVVDYKVSHLLTQNEELKKLILALQQAKGLGVPTKVDVGTQVSADKGESNKVEESPADMACESGKLAEAEFEPVVDAPDEQASDQVLEPEIDPTADVPTALDDPKVVEAASELPKESEKVPESEPIEPTAPLVEPPPAPLVEPAAIPTQHQEPSVKDHQASAQTQLSAVAAPAAKKGTKRYKSTVSNPYQTLAAALEPPSEDDEAEPDDQVADQPPPAPVIKLPRKKMVPTKSTRRSKRLK, from the coding sequence ATGGCTCGCACCAAACGAAAATCCCCTGCCATTGCAGCTGCTTCATCTTCCTCGTCCGCATCCGACAATGCTCCTGTCGCGGCATTACGGAAGAAAATGAAACGTAAGCAAAATATGCCGAAATCTAAATCGGTTAGTGAGTCTTCTCACTCGTCCAAAGGTGTCGAAACACCTAAATCCACACCAGAAAAGAAAAAGGCGGTACAGAAGCAAGGGACGGATGCTCAAAAGAAAATGGGTATCGCAAAGCTTTCGGGTTCAGTGGATAAAGCACTGTTGGAttgcaaattcatcaaatgggagaACTTTAATCAGGTAAACTTTCACTTTAAAGAGCTTTTTGAATTTCAAGGTTGGTTGGGTGTCTGTGAATGCGCAAATGAATATTACCCTAGGCTTGTACAAGAATTTTATAGAACCTTGCGCACTGTTGATGATGAGGATCGATTTGAAGTCATTTTGAATACAAATACATATAGTGTCTCTGTTGAATTGATAGCCACGGCTTTAAAATTGCCCAATGATGGAAATAGAATTTCCACGCATAAGGATGTTGCTAGAGTAGCAGGTTTTAATCTGGTTGAGTTTGAGAATGAGGTATTTCCTGCTAGCACTGCCAAAAATGAGAAATCCACCAGTACCAAAGCCCTCCAGcatatcaaaattattcacagtaTGGTAAACTATGTGTTCTGTCCGAAATCTGGCAGTTATGGCTATCTGAGTCACTTGGATatgtgtattatgtggcacattgtGAGTAAAGTTAGGTTAAATTTAGCCTACTTAATTTTCAAAAACATGTGCAAGGCCTATGGAATTGGTAAACTGCCCTATGCACACTTGTTGactgctgtgtttaaagagctaGAGGTGAATGTCACTAAGGAAAGCTCTAGGGCTGACTTGATAGTGCTTAGAGAAATCCATTCAGACACTGATGGGAGAAAGACCAGATTTGAAAAGGGTAGTTCTTTCACTGCTAAAGTTGATTCTGGTTCTGGTAATGAAGTTTTGAATGAAattcaagggctaagagctgctgTTAATGACCATTTTAGCTCAACAACTCAATCTCTTGATATTCTCAGAAAATTTGTAGATGTTGTTGACTATAAAGTGAGTCACCTACTCActcaaaatgaggagttaaaGAAGCTGATTCTGGCTCTTCAGCAGGCCAAGGGACTTGGAGTTCCAACTAAAGTTGATGTTGGTACTCAGGTTTCTGCTGATAAGGGAGAAAGCAACAAAGTTGAAGAGTCTCCTGCTGATATGGCATGTGAAAGTGGTAAACTTGCTGAAGCAGAATTTGAACCTGTAGTGGATGCCCCTGATGAACAAGCTAGTGACCAGGTTCTTGAACCTGAGATTGATCCTACAGCTGATGTACCCACTGCACTTGATGATCCCAAGGTTGTAGAAGCTGCAAGTGAGTTACCCAAGGAAAGTGAAAAGGTTCCAGAATCTGAACCCATTGAGCCTACTGCTCCACTAGTTGAACCTCCTCCTGCTCCACTAGTTGAGCCAGCTGCTATTCCTACGCAACACCAGGAACCTTCTGTAAAAGATCACCAAGCTAGTGCTCAAACTCAGCTATCTGCAGTTGCTGCCCCTGCAGCAAAGAAAGGTACGAAAAGGTACAAGTCAACCGTATCAAATCCGTACCAGACCCTCGCTGCTGCTCTTGAACCACCTTCTGAAGATGATGAGGCCGAGCCAGATGATCAAGTGGCTGACCAACCACCTCCGGCCCCTGTTATTAAACTGCCTAGGAAGAAAATGGTGCCTACAAAATCCACTCGCAGGAGTAAACGACTTAAATAG